CTGGCCGGGATTGCCTTTGATGATTGTGCCGGGCTCGATAGTGAGTGTGAGACCGGACTCGACATAGACAAAACCTGAAAGGTTATAGACTGTGTCATTAAAGAATGTTCTGTTTGCTGAAATATCAGCATCGGTGACCAGTTTCACTGGCTTGCCGTTATCCGACAATTGGCCAAACGCCAAAGTCGGCAGCATAGTCAGCAAAAGGGCGAGTAATTTACGTTTCATTAAAATTGACCTCCACATACGTGTGTGTTTTAGTTGAACCTTAGTTAAAAAAAGCGCTCTACAATTGTCTCAATCGAATGGAATGACCGTGATATCATCTCCCCCCTTCATATTTTTTGTAAGAGAGTTTGCGGATCGGAAATATATAAGAGAGGCAAACGTCACCGATGAGTCCAATAATTGGCTCCCGAACCCAGCGATGACAACTTGCACGCGTTTCGTGTTTCTTGTAGAGGAAATATATCGTCTTGTCTTGTTCATACTAAATGAGGTCATTCACTTTCATTATCTACCATTCTCTCTATTCAAACTTGAAAGAGAGTCCAAGCGAGAGGGTGCGCCCGGTTCCGGTCGAGCGATAGATGTATTCATTTTCAGGAACTTTGTAAGTAAATAAGGCGCGGGAATCCGTGAGGTTCTTCCCGGTGGCTTTGATAGAAAAGCCGGCGAAGATTCGCTGTGAGACAATAAGGTCAAATATCGAACGGGGATTCTCATACACATCGGGTGTGCCGCCGGCCGAATTGACCGCGAAGCGCTCGCCAATACGATTGAATTGAATCGTCATCGTGGTGCCGATTACAGGATTCTCATAACCCGCGCTCACATTCACGACATAGGGAGACTGATTGTACATGGGCCGGGTATCTTCGGCTTTAGGATCATACTGGCGAAGATACAGAAGCTCGGATTGAGGAATATCGACTTTTGAGTCGACCAAAGTCAGATTTGCGCCAATGTCGAAATATTTCAACTGCGGAGCAACAAAGTCAAGCTTCTTGCGAATTTCGAACTCGGCCCCATATAGTGTGCCTTTGTCAACATTGATAGGCTGCACTTGATTGGCGTTCGTTCCTAAAATTGCAAGTTCGATCGGGTTCTCGAAGCTCTTGTAAAAACCGCTGATGGCCACAATTTCGCCTGACCGAACAAACCATTCCCAGCGAAGGTCGTAATTGTCAATCAAGGTGCGTTCGAGGTCCTTGTTCCCAGAAAAGACTTTCCCCGAACCGCCGAAATCTTCGCTTCCGTACGGCGCGAATTCACGGATAGTCGGTCGGGCAAGCGTTTTACCATAGGCGGAGCGTAAATTCATTGTTGAGCTGAGATTGTAGACGAGATTCACTGAGGGGAGAAGATCTGTAACATCGATCTTGCCGCTCTTGTATTCGGCATTATCGCTTGCGAATCCGTTTTCAACAAACATTTCTGTTTGTTCGTATCTTGCGCCTGCGGTAATATTCAGTTTCTGAAACGGCGTAAGATCAAATAATCCGTAGTAGCCGGTAATGCGTTGAAAACCGTTATACCGAGCATGATCGGTCGTGGCTTCGACTATCCATCGATTGAAACGATACTGCCAAACCGGGCTGGCGGCAGTGCCGATGTTAACTGAATCGTACCCGAGTTCAGCGACGTACTCTTGCGGAACGCCGGTGAAAGGAACCGAACTTTTGTACCTGAAAACCCGTTCGTCGTGCATGCGTTCTTTTTCAAGGTATGCGGCTCCGGTTTTCAATGTGATTGCTTTGCTCAGCGGAGCAGAGAAATCGAGAACAAACTCATCGTTGTTTTCTTGGATATTTCTAAAGAAGCGAGTGGGTAGGATATCGATACTTGACGGATCGACTGAGTAATCAGGATTCTCCAGCTTAACAAGTTCGACTTCGCCTGTTTCCTGATTCTCGCGTTCTTCATAATAAATGACTTGGTGGTTGAAGAAGCGGAGATCGGGCACATCTAATTCACTTCGGGAAAAACTTGCCTGCCACTTGGCTCGAATTGGAGCGCCGAGACTCAGCGCATGTTCGCCTTTGAACTGGAGACTATTCATTGTGGTCTCTTTCTGTTCGATAACGCGAGCCTCGAGGCGGGCAATGAGCGTGTCAAGCGGCGACGGGGAATTGATGTTGAAGGAGTTCGGATAGCCGCCTTCAAGAAAACGAGTCTCATGTTCTTTGGCCCGGTTTGTTACGTACGAAATACCCAGCTTGTGATTGGTGTGCATGCTGTAAGCCAGATTGGCCAAACCGCCATAGAGTTCTTCTTCAGAGCTTTTGGTATCATGCAGATAATGCTGTAAGACAAGCTCTTCACTTGCACCGGAAGGGTTGATGAATCGTCCTTCAATCCCGTCATCATAGAAGCGGTTAGCCATTTTATAATTGAATGAGGCATTGACTCCAAGTGTGCGGCCGATAAAAGGAATCGAATTGCCATAGGAGATGCCATAGGAGCGGTCAATCGGACCGCTTTTTCTCTCCTGCTTCATATTCTTGATAAAAGAATTCGAGAGATTGTCAATCAGATGGGCGCGATTTGCGTCAGTCGTGAAACCGAGCGCGTCATTTCCAAGACCTTGCGCGACCTCGGTGTTCCACATGGTCGGAACAGTCGAGTTGCCATTGGTAGACGAAAGAAAGAGACCATTCGAGCTGGATTGGTTATTATGGCCGGCCGATGTTGTTACTGAAATAATCTGCGTCTCAGGGAAATCCTTGGTTCGCATATCGATACTTCCGCCAGAGAAATTTCCCGCCTTATCTGGTGAAAAGGTCTTTGTAACGACAATGTTATCAAGCAAGCCGGACAAAATCATATCCATCGGGACAGCCTGTTTGTCAGGATCAGGGGAGGGTAAAAGCGCGCCATTGAGCTGAGTGTTGCTGTAGCGTTCGCCAAGTCCCCGCACGTAGGCGAATTTTCCGTCCACTACAGTCGCGCCGACGACTTTCGTCATTGCTTCGGCGGCGTCGCTGCTTCCCGATTTTATTATCGCTTCAGAGCTTATGGCATCGCTGACTACTTTTGCGGCTTGGCGGTGTTTTAACAAAGCGGATTCAGTATTTGTGACTGCTTTTGCTTTGACAATTATCTCCTTGGCGTCGGTCATTTGGGTCTCAAGCGAGATATTAATCCGAAAATTCTGGCCCTCCACAACCGTTACTTCCTGGATCGAGACCGGAGAATATCCGACCGAAGATGCCCGTACGACATATGTGCCG
This region of Candidatus Zixiibacteriota bacterium genomic DNA includes:
- a CDS encoding TonB-dependent receptor; the protein is MPKLLCLLTSLLILCAANICAQQASAKTGKIVGQLTDAITGEALVGVSVAVEGTKLGAVSDLDGNYTIRAVPVGTYVVRASSVGYSPVSIQEVTVVEGQNFRINISLETQMTDAKEIIVKAKAVTNTESALLKHRQAAKVVSDAISSEAIIKSGSSDAAEAMTKVVGATVVDGKFAYVRGLGERYSNTQLNGALLPSPDPDKQAVPMDMILSGLLDNIVVTKTFSPDKAGNFSGGSIDMRTKDFPETQIISVTTSAGHNNQSSSNGLFLSSTNGNSTVPTMWNTEVAQGLGNDALGFTTDANRAHLIDNLSNSFIKNMKQERKSGPIDRSYGISYGNSIPFIGRTLGVNASFNYKMANRFYDDGIEGRFINPSGASEELVLQHYLHDTKSSEEELYGGLANLAYSMHTNHKLGISYVTNRAKEHETRFLEGGYPNSFNINSPSPLDTLIARLEARVIEQKETTMNSLQFKGEHALSLGAPIRAKWQASFSRSELDVPDLRFFNHQVIYYEERENQETGEVELVKLENPDYSVDPSSIDILPTRFFRNIQENNDEFVLDFSAPLSKAITLKTGAAYLEKERMHDERVFRYKSSVPFTGVPQEYVAELGYDSVNIGTAASPVWQYRFNRWIVEATTDHARYNGFQRITGYYGLFDLTPFQKLNITAGARYEQTEMFVENGFASDNAEYKSGKIDVTDLLPSVNLVYNLSSTMNLRSAYGKTLARPTIREFAPYGSEDFGGSGKVFSGNKDLERTLIDNYDLRWEWFVRSGEIVAISGFYKSFENPIELAILGTNANQVQPINVDKGTLYGAEFEIRKKLDFVAPQLKYFDIGANLTLVDSKVDIPQSELLYLRQYDPKAEDTRPMYNQSPYVVNVSAGYENPVIGTTMTIQFNRIGERFAVNSAGGTPDVYENPRSIFDLIVSQRIFAGFSIKATGKNLTDSRALFTYKVPENEYIYRSTGTGRTLSLGLSFKFE
- a CDS encoding T9SS C-terminal target domain-containing protein, translated to MKRKLLALLLTMLPTLAFGQLSDNGKPVKLVTDADISANRTFFNDTVYNLSGFVYVESGLTLTIEPGTIIKGNPGQ